One genomic segment of Alkalimarinus alittae includes these proteins:
- the dxs gene encoding 1-deoxy-D-xylulose-5-phosphate synthase: protein MLHSHVFQEIPTHRPNTPLLDKLDSPAQLRLLSEDQLPQLAHELRAFLLYSVGQSGGHFGAGLGVIELTIALHFVFNTPEDRLVWDVGHQAYPHKILTGRRDQMTRIRHKEGLAAFPRRSESEFDTFGVGHSSTSISAALGMALAARLQNIKRQSIAVIGDGALTAGMAFEALSHAGDVRPDMLVILNDNDMAISNSVGGLNKHLAKILSGKAYNHVRDSSKSFLSQNPNLMELARKTEEHFKGMVAPGTLFEELGFNYIGPIDGHDLPSMIETLENMKELSGPQFLHVVTKKGKGFAPAEKDPIGYHAINKIDPKPKATIATEEKPSKPKFSNVFGQWLCDVAETDPRIVGITPAMKEGSDLIAFADRFPERYFDVAIAEQHAVTLAAGMACDGAKPVVAIYSTFLQRAYDQLIHDVSVQNLDVLFAIDRAGLVGEDGPTHAGSFDISYLRCIPEMLIMAPSDENELRQMLNTGYHHQGPAAVRYPRGTGIGAKIEETLERLPIGKGRIVREGCDIAILAFGTLLHDALLAAEELNATVIDMRFVKPLDAELISQTSNTHSLLVTIEENAIAGGAGSGVNEFLNTASIDTSIINLGLPDYYVEHGKPTELLKECGLDKQGILNSIKTKWDQLQLKSSVAGIGDKSHKVINQ from the coding sequence ATGCTGCATTCTCACGTTTTTCAAGAAATACCGACTCACAGACCCAATACACCTCTTTTGGATAAGCTGGACTCGCCAGCCCAATTGCGTTTGTTGAGCGAAGATCAGTTACCCCAACTCGCACACGAGTTGCGCGCATTCCTGCTCTATAGTGTTGGGCAGTCAGGCGGGCACTTTGGTGCGGGTTTAGGCGTTATTGAGCTAACTATCGCCCTACACTTTGTATTTAATACGCCTGAAGACCGTTTAGTTTGGGATGTTGGGCACCAAGCATACCCTCATAAGATCCTTACCGGTCGTCGTGACCAGATGACCAGAATCAGGCACAAAGAAGGGCTTGCGGCATTCCCTCGTCGATCAGAAAGTGAATTCGATACCTTTGGTGTTGGCCACTCCAGCACATCGATCAGCGCTGCGCTGGGTATGGCGCTAGCAGCACGTTTGCAGAATATAAAACGACAGTCTATTGCTGTGATCGGTGATGGTGCATTAACTGCCGGAATGGCATTTGAAGCACTTAGTCATGCGGGTGATGTTAGGCCAGATATGTTAGTTATCCTAAATGATAACGATATGGCGATATCCAATAGCGTGGGTGGACTTAACAAGCACCTAGCCAAAATACTTTCAGGCAAGGCTTACAACCACGTAAGAGATAGCAGCAAAAGTTTTTTGAGCCAAAATCCTAACCTAATGGAACTAGCCAGAAAAACTGAAGAGCACTTTAAAGGTATGGTGGCTCCCGGTACGCTATTTGAAGAGTTAGGCTTTAATTACATTGGTCCAATAGACGGTCATGATTTACCGTCTATGATAGAAACACTCGAAAACATGAAAGAACTGAGCGGCCCTCAGTTTCTTCATGTCGTCACTAAGAAGGGTAAAGGCTTCGCGCCAGCAGAAAAAGACCCTATCGGCTATCATGCCATTAATAAAATTGATCCAAAACCAAAAGCGACCATTGCCACTGAAGAAAAACCTTCAAAACCAAAGTTTTCGAATGTCTTTGGCCAATGGTTATGCGATGTAGCAGAAACAGATCCTCGCATTGTGGGTATTACGCCTGCCATGAAAGAAGGTTCAGACCTAATTGCGTTTGCTGATCGATTTCCCGAACGCTACTTTGATGTTGCCATTGCCGAACAGCACGCCGTAACATTAGCGGCCGGTATGGCCTGTGATGGCGCAAAACCGGTAGTCGCTATATATTCAACCTTTTTGCAGCGCGCTTATGATCAGCTTATTCATGATGTTTCGGTGCAAAATCTAGATGTTTTATTTGCCATAGATAGAGCAGGTTTGGTGGGCGAAGATGGCCCTACCCATGCAGGTAGCTTTGATATTTCTTATCTGCGCTGCATTCCTGAAATGTTGATCATGGCTCCTTCTGACGAAAACGAATTAAGACAAATGCTCAACACCGGCTACCACCACCAAGGACCTGCTGCGGTTAGATACCCAAGAGGCACAGGTATCGGAGCAAAAATAGAAGAAACACTTGAGCGGTTACCTATCGGCAAAGGCCGCATAGTACGAGAGGGGTGCGATATCGCTATTCTAGCATTTGGAACATTACTCCATGACGCACTGCTAGCCGCAGAAGAGCTGAATGCCACAGTTATCGATATGCGTTTTGTAAAACCGCTAGATGCAGAACTCATTAGCCAGACCAGTAATACTCACTCACTACTGGTAACAATTGAAGAAAATGCGATTGCAGGCGGCGCAGGCAGTGGCGTCAATGAGTTTTTAAATACCGCGTCGATAGATACATCAATTATTAATCTAGGCTTACCTGATTATTACGTTGAACACGGCAAGCCTACAGAACTACTTAAAGAGTGTGGTCTTGATAAACAAGGTATCTTAAACTCAATTAAGACTAAATGGGATCAACTACAACTGAAAAGCTCAGTTGCAGGCATAGGTGACAAATCTCACAAAGTCATCAATCAGTAA
- the ribA gene encoding GTP cyclohydrolase II yields MSVRFIETCRLPTPFAVFEMHGFEETETGQEHVVLSLGDISNGEPVLARTHSECLTGDALFSMRCDCGYQLEEALRSIAEEGRGILLYLRQEGRGIGLLNKIRAYHLQDQGADTVEANERLGFAADLRDYSMCQGMLKHLGVEKVKLMTNNPRKVKALETFGVEVVSRVPLQVGKNPYNEGYLATKADKLGHWLKTHQDDNPQE; encoded by the coding sequence GTGTCTGTTCGCTTTATTGAAACTTGTCGTTTACCTACCCCGTTTGCAGTATTTGAAATGCATGGGTTTGAAGAAACAGAAACAGGTCAAGAACATGTTGTTCTGTCACTAGGGGATATCTCTAATGGCGAGCCTGTGCTTGCAAGAACGCACTCAGAGTGTCTGACAGGTGATGCGTTGTTTAGTATGCGGTGTGATTGTGGCTATCAGCTAGAAGAAGCACTCAGAAGCATTGCTGAAGAGGGGCGAGGTATTCTGTTATATCTTAGGCAAGAAGGCCGTGGAATAGGGCTGCTTAATAAAATTCGCGCCTACCACCTACAAGATCAGGGTGCTGACACGGTAGAAGCCAATGAGCGTCTTGGGTTTGCTGCAGATCTTCGTGACTATAGCATGTGTCAAGGCATGTTAAAGCATCTAGGTGTTGAAAAAGTAAAGCTTATGACCAACAATCCAAGAAAGGTTAAAGCATTAGAGACGTTTGGTGTGGAAGTGGTGAGTCGAGTTCCGCTTCAGGTAGGTAAGAATCCCTACAATGAAGGGTATCTTGCGACTAAGGCCGATAAGTTAGGGCATTGGTTAAAAACACATCAGGATGATAACCCTCAGGAGTGA
- the moaA gene encoding GTP 3',8-cyclase MoaA, whose amino-acid sequence MNGHEMIDTKSPETKLVDKFGRQVTYVRISVTDRCDFRCVYCMDEEMSFLPRADILSLEEIGLVAQVFSELGVSKIRLTGGEPLIRNNVMSVIEEIGALPTLNELVLTTNGSQLTRFSGGLVSAGVKRINISLDSLKPDRFRQLTRTGSLDTVLSGIDAAIAAGFSKIKLNAVILKGRNDDEIIDLVKFAREKHIDISFIEEMPLGAISSHDRGEAYCSSDEILKTISEIFPLTSTEDSTGGPSKYYAMTDSKTRIGFISPHSHNFCGDCNRVRVTVEGRLLLCLGNEHSVDLKDILRSYPGDTERLKQVIIDAMDLKPERHHFNHDEDPQILRFMNMTGG is encoded by the coding sequence ATGAACGGTCATGAAATGATTGATACAAAATCACCGGAAACTAAGCTCGTTGATAAGTTTGGTAGACAGGTAACCTATGTTCGAATCTCTGTAACAGACCGCTGCGACTTTCGCTGCGTATATTGCATGGATGAAGAAATGAGCTTTTTACCGCGAGCGGATATTCTGTCTTTAGAAGAAATCGGTTTAGTGGCTCAGGTTTTTAGCGAGTTAGGCGTCAGTAAAATTCGCTTAACTGGAGGGGAGCCATTGATACGTAACAATGTCATGAGTGTAATTGAAGAGATTGGTGCTCTGCCGACGTTAAACGAATTAGTACTGACTACAAATGGCTCCCAATTAACGAGATTCTCTGGTGGCTTGGTATCTGCTGGTGTTAAGCGAATTAATATCAGTCTTGATAGTCTTAAACCTGACCGCTTTCGTCAACTGACTCGCACCGGGAGCTTAGACACAGTTTTAAGTGGGATTGATGCTGCTATTGCTGCAGGTTTTTCTAAAATAAAGCTGAACGCCGTGATACTTAAAGGGCGTAATGATGATGAGATTATTGATCTTGTAAAGTTTGCGAGAGAAAAGCACATTGATATTAGCTTTATTGAAGAAATGCCATTAGGTGCCATTTCGTCGCATGACCGAGGCGAAGCGTATTGCTCCAGTGATGAAATATTAAAAACGATCTCAGAAATATTTCCGTTGACGTCTACTGAAGACTCAACAGGAGGCCCATCGAAGTACTATGCTATGACCGATTCCAAAACCCGTATTGGGTTTATTTCACCGCACAGTCATAACTTTTGCGGTGATTGTAATCGAGTAAGAGTGACGGTAGAAGGGCGTTTGCTGCTGTGTTTAGGTAATGAGCATTCAGTTGATTTAAAAGACATTCTGAGATCGTACCCAGGTGATACTGAGCGATTAAAACAGGTGATTATTGATGCAATGGACCTAAAACCAGAGCGACATCACTTTAATCATGATGAAGACCCTCAGATCTTGAGGTTTATGAATATGACGGGTGGCTGA
- the moaC gene encoding cyclic pyranopterin monophosphate synthase MoaC, producing the protein MMSTLTHLDEAGSAHMVDVSEKTVTTRIARAEAYITMKSETLSMITEGRHKKGDVFATARIAGIMAAKKCPELIPLCHTLLLTSVKVNLTAEPENARVRIETMCKLDAKTGVEMEALTAASVAALTLYDMCKAVDKGMVIENIRLLEKEGGRTGHWKAE; encoded by the coding sequence ATGATGTCGACGCTTACTCATTTAGATGAGGCCGGTTCAGCTCATATGGTTGATGTGTCAGAAAAAACAGTTACGACTCGGATTGCCAGGGCTGAAGCGTATATTACGATGAAGTCAGAAACGCTTAGCATGATTACCGAAGGCCGACATAAAAAAGGTGATGTATTTGCTACGGCCCGAATTGCAGGCATCATGGCTGCTAAAAAATGCCCAGAGTTGATTCCACTCTGTCATACTCTTTTACTAACATCGGTAAAAGTGAATCTAACTGCCGAGCCAGAAAACGCAAGGGTTAGGATCGAAACAATGTGTAAACTCGATGCCAAAACAGGTGTTGAGATGGAGGCATTAACCGCTGCAAGTGTAGCAGCACTCACGCTATATGATATGTGTAAAGCCGTCGACAAAGGAATGGTGATTGAAAATATCAGACTTCTTGAAAAAGAAGGTGGGCGTACCGGGCATTGGAAAGCTGAATAA
- a CDS encoding Nudix family hydrolase, whose amino-acid sequence MSLVHVAVAVIMRDNEVLIARRPDGVHQGGLWEFPGGKLEKNESVQHALKRELKEELDIEVDVHAGVEPLIRIHHDYGDKAVLLDVWVVSRFSGVAKGAEGQPIKWVEKANLTEFDFPAANRPIISAIMLPHKYLITGGYKTNDDCIQKLQNAILHHDITLVQFRHHELYLSDRTEYIKQVKKIKGLCDRNGARLILNAQPSILHEADADGVHLTFAEARGYNERPVATDKWFGVSCHNKEELAWVSRLSPDYALLSPIKETSTHPEAMPLGWTLFRALTDQVAFPVFALGGMQETDINTAITNGAQGIAAISAWW is encoded by the coding sequence ATGTCGTTAGTTCATGTAGCTGTCGCGGTTATCATGCGAGATAACGAGGTTTTGATAGCGCGGCGGCCTGATGGCGTGCATCAGGGTGGTTTGTGGGAGTTTCCTGGTGGGAAGCTCGAAAAAAATGAAAGCGTCCAGCATGCATTGAAACGCGAGCTAAAAGAAGAACTCGATATTGAAGTTGATGTGCATGCGGGTGTTGAGCCGTTAATACGCATACACCATGATTATGGCGATAAAGCTGTTTTGCTTGATGTTTGGGTGGTGAGCCGCTTTAGCGGTGTTGCTAAAGGCGCAGAAGGTCAACCTATCAAGTGGGTTGAAAAAGCTAACTTAACCGAGTTTGATTTCCCTGCGGCTAACAGGCCGATTATCTCAGCCATTATGTTACCTCATAAGTACTTGATAACAGGTGGGTATAAAACGAATGACGACTGTATTCAAAAGCTGCAGAACGCCATTTTGCATCATGATATAACGCTAGTTCAGTTTCGTCATCATGAGTTATATCTCTCTGATCGGACAGAATATATTAAGCAGGTCAAAAAAATTAAGGGCCTCTGTGACCGAAATGGTGCCCGTTTAATATTAAATGCTCAACCCTCAATTTTGCACGAGGCAGACGCTGATGGGGTACACTTAACCTTTGCTGAGGCTCGAGGGTATAACGAACGGCCTGTAGCGACAGATAAATGGTTTGGGGTTTCTTGCCATAACAAAGAAGAATTGGCTTGGGTGAGTCGACTTTCACCCGATTACGCATTACTTTCTCCAATAAAAGAAACCAGTACACATCCAGAAGCAATGCCGCTTGGCTGGACGCTCTTTCGGGCGCTAACTGATCAGGTTGCGTTTCCAGTTTTTGCGCTGGGTGGCATGCAAGAAACAGATATAAATACAGCGATTACTAATGGTGCTCAAGGTATCGCGGCAATAAGTGCTTGGTGGTAG
- the argJ gene encoding bifunctional glutamate N-acetyltransferase/amino-acid acetyltransferase ArgJ yields MAVGKGELPEFQVINGVRIGVAKAGIKYPDRKDLVVFELAEGCTSAGVFTKNAFCAAPVVLSKQNLASSSPRYLLINTGNANAGTGTQGMNDALQCCQALAELTQVAHTTILPFSTGVIGETLPVNSIIKGLPDALSALNEAAWADAAEGIMTTDTRPKGASKVLDIAGHRISISGVSKGAGMIMPNMATMLGFVATDAKIEQGLLQEILTDCAGLSFNRITIDGDTSTNDSCILVATGKSDAPELKRGTVELAQFTTALKALFVELAQAIVRDGEGATKFVSVIVESAKSQQEALDVAYTVAHSPLVKTALFACDPNWGRILAAVGRAGVNELDLDAIIIHLDEVCIVSNGGRDAEYTEEKGQQVMNREEITIRIQLGRGRASETIWTTDLSREYVTINAEYRS; encoded by the coding sequence ATGGCGGTTGGAAAAGGTGAACTACCTGAATTTCAAGTAATCAACGGTGTACGTATTGGTGTAGCAAAGGCAGGCATTAAATACCCTGACCGAAAAGATCTTGTGGTATTTGAATTGGCCGAGGGTTGCACTAGTGCAGGTGTTTTTACTAAAAATGCATTTTGTGCGGCACCCGTCGTACTATCCAAGCAAAATCTAGCCTCTAGTTCTCCACGCTATCTACTTATTAATACGGGGAATGCCAATGCAGGAACCGGCACTCAAGGAATGAATGACGCCTTGCAGTGTTGCCAGGCACTCGCTGAGCTTACGCAGGTAGCTCATACAACTATATTGCCTTTTTCTACGGGCGTGATTGGTGAGACTTTACCGGTTAATTCGATTATAAAAGGTCTGCCAGACGCGCTGTCAGCTTTAAATGAAGCTGCATGGGCAGACGCTGCAGAAGGTATCATGACGACGGATACGAGGCCTAAGGGGGCATCTAAAGTGCTCGATATCGCGGGTCATCGAATATCTATCTCCGGCGTCAGTAAAGGTGCGGGTATGATTATGCCTAATATGGCGACCATGCTTGGGTTTGTTGCGACCGACGCCAAAATAGAGCAGGGACTATTACAGGAAATACTTACTGACTGCGCAGGGCTTTCTTTTAATCGAATTACCATAGATGGTGACACCTCGACTAACGACTCCTGTATTCTTGTTGCAACAGGTAAAAGTGACGCGCCAGAATTGAAGCGCGGAACGGTAGAATTGGCGCAATTTACGACAGCGCTAAAAGCACTTTTTGTCGAGTTAGCTCAAGCGATTGTACGAGATGGCGAGGGTGCCACAAAGTTTGTTTCGGTCATTGTCGAGAGTGCGAAAAGTCAGCAAGAAGCGTTAGACGTTGCCTACACAGTCGCGCATTCACCGCTTGTGAAGACCGCATTGTTTGCATGTGATCCTAATTGGGGGCGTATTCTGGCTGCAGTGGGTCGAGCGGGCGTTAACGAGTTGGATTTGGATGCAATCATCATTCATCTAGATGAAGTCTGTATTGTTAGTAATGGTGGCCGAGACGCTGAATATACTGAGGAGAAAGGCCAGCAAGTGATGAATCGTGAGGAAATCACCATTCGCATCCAGTTAGGGCGTGGGCGTGCTTCTGAAACAATATGGACCACGGATCTGTCACGCGAATATGTCACAATCAATGCAGAGTACCGCTCATAA
- the secA gene encoding preprotein translocase subunit SecA yields the protein MFSSLVKKVFGSKNSRELKRMGKIVPLINAMEEELAKLDDEALKGQTEKLKGRLASGESLDQILPEAFAVVREAGKRAMGMRHFDTQMIGGITLHEGRIAEMRTGEGKTLVATLPVYLNALAGKGVHVVTVNDYLAKRDADWMRPLYNALGMEVGVIYGGQDAEEKRQAYQCDITYGTNNEFGFDYLRDNMAFSSSEKAQRGLYYAIVDEVDSILIDEARTPLVISGAVEDSSKLYTQMNLIAPMLKRAEVNEEGEAADEGHYIVDEKSRSVDLTEEGHTYIEQLLVKEGLLQEGDSLYSAINLGLLHHVSAALKAHVLFTKDVDYIVQNGQIVIVDEHTGRTMPGRRWGEGMHQAIEAKEGVTIQAESQTLASTTFQNYFRLYEKLAGMTGTADTEAFEFQQIYGLDVVVIPTNKTVQRIDHNDLVYLTEEEKFQAIVDEIKDATAEERPVLVGTASIETSEILSATLKKAGIKHNVLNAKQHAQEAQIIAQAGRAGAVTIATNMAGRGTDIVLGGNWEAEVATLNNPTQEQIDKIKQEWQIRHDAIINAGGLHILGTERHESRRIDNQLRGRAGRQGDPGSTRFFLSLEDSLMRIFASDRVKNLMQALGMQKGEAIEHRMVSNAIEKAQRKVEGRNFDIRKSLLEYDDVANDQRRVVYEQRNEVMSNDDISEMINTIRVDVINEVVSGFIPPQSLEEQWDVEGLEKHLESEMAISLPVQKWLDEDDSLHEETLVAKVRDEVIAAYEAKEASAGAEVMRNFEKQIFLQILDTLWKEHLASMDNLRRGIHLRGYAGKNPKQEYKRESFELFNNLLNALKHDVVRVLCHVQVQSKDELERIEQQRREALAQQMQAAKAQHEEGSAMPEETESKEAQAQPEPFVRDGRKVGRNEVCPCGSGKKFKQCHGKIA from the coding sequence ATGTTTTCATCTTTGGTAAAAAAGGTCTTTGGTAGCAAGAATAGCCGTGAACTGAAAAGAATGGGCAAAATCGTTCCACTGATTAATGCCATGGAAGAAGAATTAGCCAAGCTAGACGATGAGGCGCTTAAGGGGCAGACCGAAAAACTAAAAGGTCGTCTGGCGAGTGGTGAGTCACTAGATCAAATTTTACCAGAAGCGTTTGCAGTGGTTCGAGAAGCCGGTAAGCGGGCCATGGGAATGCGTCATTTTGATACGCAAATGATTGGTGGTATTACTCTTCATGAAGGGCGTATTGCTGAAATGCGTACTGGTGAGGGTAAAACTCTTGTTGCAACACTGCCTGTTTATTTGAATGCACTCGCAGGCAAAGGGGTTCATGTTGTAACCGTAAACGATTATCTTGCTAAACGAGATGCCGACTGGATGCGTCCACTCTATAACGCACTCGGTATGGAAGTGGGTGTTATATACGGCGGACAAGACGCGGAAGAGAAACGTCAAGCGTATCAGTGTGATATTACTTACGGTACCAATAACGAATTCGGTTTTGACTACCTTCGCGATAATATGGCATTTAGTTCATCCGAGAAAGCTCAGAGAGGCCTATATTATGCCATCGTCGATGAAGTCGACTCTATTTTAATCGATGAAGCTCGAACACCGCTTGTTATCTCTGGCGCAGTAGAAGACAGCTCAAAACTTTATACTCAGATGAACCTGATAGCACCAATGCTCAAAAGAGCGGAGGTCAATGAAGAAGGGGAGGCTGCAGATGAAGGCCATTATATCGTTGATGAGAAAAGCCGGTCAGTCGATCTAACAGAAGAAGGTCATACCTATATAGAGCAACTGTTAGTGAAAGAAGGGCTTTTGCAAGAAGGCGACAGTCTTTACTCTGCTATCAACTTGGGCTTGTTGCATCACGTCTCTGCGGCGTTAAAAGCGCACGTACTGTTTACAAAAGATGTCGATTATATTGTTCAGAATGGTCAGATTGTTATTGTTGATGAGCATACCGGGCGAACGATGCCTGGACGTCGTTGGGGCGAAGGTATGCACCAAGCGATTGAGGCTAAAGAAGGCGTGACGATTCAGGCTGAAAGTCAGACGTTAGCGTCTACCACATTCCAGAACTATTTTAGGTTGTATGAAAAATTGGCAGGTATGACCGGTACTGCTGATACAGAAGCATTTGAATTCCAACAGATTTATGGTTTGGATGTGGTTGTTATTCCAACTAATAAGACGGTGCAAAGAATAGACCATAACGACTTGGTTTATTTGACAGAAGAAGAAAAGTTCCAGGCTATTGTTGATGAAATCAAAGATGCTACGGCTGAAGAGAGGCCTGTACTGGTAGGTACAGCGTCAATTGAAACATCTGAGATTCTATCTGCCACGCTCAAAAAGGCAGGTATTAAGCATAATGTTCTTAACGCTAAGCAGCATGCTCAGGAAGCTCAAATTATTGCGCAGGCTGGACGTGCAGGCGCGGTCACTATAGCGACTAATATGGCGGGTCGAGGAACAGATATTGTTCTAGGGGGTAACTGGGAAGCAGAAGTTGCGACGCTCAATAACCCGACTCAGGAACAAATCGATAAAATTAAACAAGAGTGGCAGATACGCCATGATGCCATCATTAATGCGGGTGGTTTGCATATATTGGGGACCGAACGTCACGAATCACGACGTATTGATAACCAACTGCGAGGCCGAGCGGGTCGTCAGGGGGACCCCGGTAGTACGCGATTCTTCCTGTCTCTTGAAGATAGCTTAATGCGTATTTTTGCTTCAGACCGTGTGAAAAACCTTATGCAGGCGTTAGGCATGCAAAAAGGTGAAGCAATAGAGCATCGCATGGTAAGTAATGCTATTGAAAAAGCTCAGCGTAAGGTTGAAGGGCGTAACTTTGATATTCGTAAGTCGCTATTAGAATATGATGATGTTGCTAACGATCAGCGTCGGGTTGTGTATGAGCAGCGCAACGAAGTGATGAGCAATGATGACATCTCCGAAATGATTAATACTATTCGTGTAGATGTTATTAATGAAGTCGTTAGTGGTTTTATTCCACCTCAGAGTCTTGAAGAGCAGTGGGATGTTGAAGGGTTAGAGAAACACCTAGAGTCAGAAATGGCTATTTCACTTCCAGTTCAGAAATGGTTGGACGAAGACGACAGTTTGCATGAAGAGACGCTAGTCGCCAAAGTTCGCGATGAGGTCATTGCCGCGTATGAAGCAAAAGAAGCATCTGCGGGCGCTGAAGTTATGCGCAACTTTGAAAAACAGATTTTCTTACAAATACTGGATACTTTGTGGAAAGAGCACTTGGCATCAATGGATAACTTGCGCAGAGGTATTCATTTACGAGGCTATGCGGGTAAGAATCCGAAGCAAGAGTATAAACGTGAATCTTTTGAACTGTTCAATAATCTATTAAATGCGCTTAAGCATGACGTGGTTAGAGTACTATGTCATGTACAGGTTCAAAGCAAAGATGAGCTGGAGCGGATAGAGCAGCAACGCAGAGAAGCATTAGCTCAACAGATGCAAGCGGCTAAAGCGCAGCATGAAGAAGGCTCTGCAATGCCAGAAGAGACGGAATCAAAAGAAGCGCAAGCGCAGCCTGAACCGTTTGTTCGCGATGGACGAAAAGTTGGGCGGAATGAAGTATGCCCTTGTGGGTCAGGTAAGAAGTTTAAGCAGTGTCACGGTAAAATCGCGTAA
- a CDS encoding M23 family metallopeptidase has protein sequence MNIIFVGRNHGKSKTMVMDNTKITMAVLAFIALLAGVAFSAYRLAALPVTGDLPQEFSGKTIAYWQTILTEQQQQISELKQVSGEQVDALTLRMGSIQASLLRLDALGQRLTEVAKIGKGEFDFENAPALGGPESLDDTESYRLPDLQESLSRIESQIKDREQQLDVLDELFVSQKIQKDLFIAGRPIHKGWMSSRYGYRSDPFSGKRAWHGGVDFAGKDGSDIVAVASGVVTWSSDRYGYGNLIEINHGGGVTTRYGHCKELLVNVGEVVKKGQVVAKMGSTGRSTGPHVHFEVIKNSKTQNPEKYIYRASR, from the coding sequence ATGAATATTATTTTTGTTGGACGTAATCACGGCAAGTCGAAAACCATGGTGATGGATAATACCAAAATCACCATGGCCGTCTTGGCCTTTATCGCGCTGCTTGCCGGTGTAGCTTTTTCAGCCTATAGGTTGGCAGCATTACCTGTGACAGGTGATTTGCCTCAAGAGTTCAGTGGAAAAACAATAGCGTATTGGCAAACAATATTGACCGAGCAGCAGCAGCAAATTAGTGAGTTGAAGCAGGTGTCTGGCGAGCAAGTGGATGCGCTAACATTGCGTATGGGGTCAATTCAAGCGAGTTTGTTGCGTCTCGACGCATTAGGTCAGAGGCTTACTGAAGTCGCTAAGATTGGTAAAGGGGAGTTTGATTTCGAAAATGCACCTGCGCTGGGTGGCCCTGAGTCCTTGGATGATACCGAGTCTTACCGTTTACCCGATTTGCAAGAGTCCCTATCTAGAATTGAAAGCCAGATTAAAGACCGGGAGCAGCAACTGGACGTGTTAGACGAGCTATTTGTTAGCCAGAAAATTCAGAAAGATTTATTTATAGCAGGTCGCCCAATTCATAAGGGGTGGATGTCGTCACGTTATGGTTATCGGTCAGACCCGTTTTCAGGTAAGCGGGCGTGGCATGGCGGTGTTGATTTTGCGGGTAAAGATGGAAGTGACATTGTCGCAGTCGCGTCAGGTGTAGTTACGTGGTCTTCTGATCGCTACGGATACGGAAATTTAATCGAAATTAATCACGGTGGTGGTGTGACTACTCGCTACGGGCATTGTAAAGAGCTATTGGTCAATGTTGGCGAGGTTGTCAAAAAAGGCCAAGTTGTTGCCAAGATGGGTAGCACAGGAAGATCTACTGGGCCTCATGTCCATTTTGAGGTGATCAAAAACAGCAAAACGCAGAATCCTGAAAAGTACATCTATAGAGCCAGTCGATAG